In Candidatus Syntrophosphaera sp., the genomic stretch GAGGAGGCAAGAGCACCATTCTCAACCAGGTCCTCAAGGCCGCGGAAGACATCGACTATTCGGTTTCCTACACCACCCGCGCGCCCCGGGGCAAGGAAGAGAACGGCAGGCACTACCATTTTGTGGATGAGGGCGAGTTTTTGCAGCGCCGCGAAGCCGGCGATTTTCTGGAAACCGCCCAGGTTTTCGGCCGCTGGTACGGAACCTCCATCAGCTTCATCCAGAGTCGCCTGGAGGCAGGCCACCACGTGATCATGGACATCGACGTCCAGGGCGCGGCCCAGATCAGCGCCACAGCCATACCCTATGTGAAGATATTCATCATTCCGCCCTCCATGGAGGTTCTGCGCGACCGTCTGGTCAAGCGCGAGACCGATTCCGCGGAGGAGATCCAAAAGCGGCTGACCATCGCCCGTGACGAGCTGAAATACATCCCTGCCTACGATTACCTGGTTGTCAATGACGGCCTGGCCACCGCCGTGCAGGATGTGCTGGCCATCGTGAGAGCGGAGGAAAACCGCGTCAGCCGTTATCTGGAGCCCGTCCAGGGCTTCCTGAACCAGGAGTAGACAATGATCAACGAAAAGATCGAAAGCTTTCTCGAGAAGACTGATATGAACTACCTCTTCTGCCTGCTTTCCAAGCTTGAGGCCCAGCGTATCAGCCAGCTTCCCACCTATGTCAAACAGCGCCTGCCGGAAAAGATCGCCGTCATCTCGATCAACCACGTGGCCGAAAACGAGGTCCCGGACTACTTTGCCGAGATCGAAGAGGCAAACATCGCCATGGCCCAGGCCAATTCTCCTTTCCCGGATGATGATTCCGAACTGGGCGAGGAAACCATCGACGACTCCAAGGACCACATCGAAGAGCTCGTGCACGAAAATCTGGACAGCTATCCGGATGACGACGACGAGGAAGAACTCGACCTCGGCGACGACGAGGTTGACGAAGACGAAGACTGATCCGGGGTAATATGACCCGCCGCGCGCTGCAGCAGCATCTGGAGCTGCTTCAAAACTTTGGCATCCGGGAGATCTTCAAAAGCCAAAGCCCCAAAGCCGGGATCCTCGATCAGCTCAGCGCCCAATACGCGGGCTGCCAAAAGTGCGGCCTGCATGAAGGGCGGATCAAGCTGGTCTACGGAGATGGCAATCCGGAAGCCATCGCCATGCTCATCGGCGAAGGGCCGGGAGAGCAGGAAAACCTCACTGGCAGGCCATTTGTGGGGCCAGCCGGTAAACTGCTCACCGATATGCTCAAGGCCATCAACCTCACCCGCGAAGACGTCTATATCTGCAACATCGTCAAATGCCGCCCTCCCAACAACCGCAATCCGGAAAGCTCAGAACGCGAGGCCTGCCTGCCCTATCTGCTGGAACAGATCCAGATCATCCAGCCCCGGCTCATCCTCATGCTGGGCCTCGTGGCCGCCCAAACCCTCCTGCAAAGCAACCTGAGCATGCAGAGGCTGCGCGAGACAACCCATCTTTTCCAGGGCATCAAGACCTACGTTTCCTACCACCCCGCCGCCCTGCTCAGAAACCCCCACTGGAAACGCCCCGCCTGGGAGGACCTCAAGCTCTTCAGCGCGGATTACCAAAGCCTCACGCAATGAAGATTTTCCTCATAAAACCCTCAATCCGCGACGCTCGCCGGAAGCTCCTCCTGCTCCTGGCGCTGTTCTTCTTTTCCTGGCTGTGTCCCAGTCTCAGCGCCGACATCGCCGTTTACGGAGACACCCAGACCAACGCCAAAGTCCATGCCCGGATCGTCAGCTCCGTCCTGGGGCACGAACCCGAGGTCGTTTTCCATCTGGGCGATCTGACCTCCCGGGGCTCCCAACAGAGGCACTACGACGCTTTCTTCGCCATCGAGGATCCTCTGGTCCATATTTGCCCGCTGTGGCCGGCCCGGGGCAACCACGACCGCTCCCGGGACCTTTTCCTGGACAATTTTCCCGCCCTGGACGGCAAAACCTGGTACACGGTCGAACACGACAGCCTGCTGTTCATCATCCTGGACAGCAACTTGGACCTCAAACCCCGCTCAGATCAGTACAACTGGCTGCGCCAGACCCTTGAAGCCGGACCCCCGCTGCCCCGCATCGTGCTGCTCCATTATCCTGTCTTCAGCAGCGGATACAAACCCGGCGAAGCTGAACTGGACCTCTTCCTGCCGGCCCTGTTCGAGTCTTACGGCGTGGTGGCTGTCTTTTCCGGACACCACCACAACTACGAGCGCCTGGAGCATGCCGGGATCACCTATGTCATTTCCGGCGGTGCGGGCGGCAATTTGCTCACCAAGCATAAACTAATTCAACAGAGCAGGATGCTTCGTGTCGATCACCACTATATGATCCTTTCCAGAGACGGAAGCTCCCTCAACTGCGCGGCCTACGGCCTGGATGGCCAGGTCTTCGAAACTTTCGCCATCCCTCTACCCTAAAGCCTTCTACACTTCATAATCCTCTGGCTTATATACGTTTATCCCTTATTATTGCCCTGGAGTCCTATACCTGGCTCCCCTTATCAAT encodes the following:
- the gmk gene encoding guanylate kinase, producing MIAKNKNFLIILSAPSGGGKSTILNQVLKAAEDIDYSVSYTTRAPRGKEENGRHYHFVDEGEFLQRREAGDFLETAQVFGRWYGTSISFIQSRLEAGHHVIMDIDVQGAAQISATAIPYVKIFIIPPSMEVLRDRLVKRETDSAEEIQKRLTIARDELKYIPAYDYLVVNDGLATAVQDVLAIVRAEENRVSRYLEPVQGFLNQE
- a CDS encoding uracil-DNA glycosylase — encoded protein: MTRRALQQHLELLQNFGIREIFKSQSPKAGILDQLSAQYAGCQKCGLHEGRIKLVYGDGNPEAIAMLIGEGPGEQENLTGRPFVGPAGKLLTDMLKAINLTREDVYICNIVKCRPPNNRNPESSEREACLPYLLEQIQIIQPRLILMLGLVAAQTLLQSNLSMQRLRETTHLFQGIKTYVSYHPAALLRNPHWKRPAWEDLKLFSADYQSLTQ
- a CDS encoding metallophosphoesterase, translating into MKIFLIKPSIRDARRKLLLLLALFFFSWLCPSLSADIAVYGDTQTNAKVHARIVSSVLGHEPEVVFHLGDLTSRGSQQRHYDAFFAIEDPLVHICPLWPARGNHDRSRDLFLDNFPALDGKTWYTVEHDSLLFIILDSNLDLKPRSDQYNWLRQTLEAGPPLPRIVLLHYPVFSSGYKPGEAELDLFLPALFESYGVVAVFSGHHHNYERLEHAGITYVISGGAGGNLLTKHKLIQQSRMLRVDHHYMILSRDGSSLNCAAYGLDGQVFETFAIPLP